One region of Oncorhynchus nerka isolate Pitt River linkage group LG22, Oner_Uvic_2.0, whole genome shotgun sequence genomic DNA includes:
- the LOC115104892 gene encoding caveolae-associated protein 4a-like has product MADKLGLAVGDDTATIMALLERVAGIIDNVQTCQTRMEERQLELENSVKTIQEDVVKLTVNHAATSSTVDRLLEKTRKVSCHIKDVRVRVENQNIRVKKVETTQEELLAKNKFRVVIYQGDSEVSAVAAGKEPKEPKDPKEPKPSVAEVEPDHFELPPESDDEYMVVEEASSTAAKMKKSGLTRMESFKSTFSRLNMTKTKENMSSKVGQMGERIVSTERRQKIRQSGERLKQSGSRLKESIASHVPAKLKKERTVAEGQEGAVGVTEDATPVPPPKGHKSNSPALAEDGVEEEVPMHDIKQLS; this is encoded by the exons ATGGCTGATAAACTAGGTCTGGCTGTGGGGGACGATACTGCAACCATCATGGCGCTATTGGAGCGTGTGGCGGGCATCATCGACAACGTGCAGACGTGCCAGACGCGTATGGAAGAGAGGCAGCTCGAGCTGGAGAACAGTGTCAAGACCATCCAGGAGGATGTGGTGAAGCTGACGGTAAACCATGCCGCCACGAGCAGCACAGTGGACAGGCTGCTGGAGAAGACGCGCAAGGTCAGCTGCCACATCAAGGACGTCCGCGTACGGGTAGAGAATCAGAACATCCGCGTCAAGAAGGTGGAAACCACCCAGGAGGAACTGTTGGCCAAGAACAAGTTCCGGGTTGTCATCTACCAG GGGGACAGTGAGGTGTCAGCTGTGGCAGCCGGAAAGGAACCCAAAGAACCCAAGGATCCCAAGGAACCCAAACCGTCTGTGGCCGAAGTGGAGCCAGACCACTTTGAGCTCCCCCCTGAGTCTGATGATGAGTACATGGTGGTGGAGGAAGCCTCGTCCACGGCCGCTAAGATGAAGAAATCAGGCCTAACCCGCATGGAGAGCTTCAAGTCCACCTTCTCCCGCTTGAACATGACAAAGACGAAAGAGAACATGAGCAGCAAGGTTGGCCAGATGGGTGAGCGCATCGTATCAACCGAGCGTCGGCAGAAGATCCGCCAGTCTGGGGAGAGGCTCAAGCAGTCCGGCTCGCGGCTCAAGGAATCCATTGCCAGCCATGTGCCAGCCAAACTGAAGAAGGagaggactgtggcggagggCCAGGAGGGGGCTGTGGGGGTCACCGAGGACGCCACACCCGTCCCGCCACCCAAGGGCCACAAATCCAACAGCCCTGCGCTCGCTGAGGATGGCGTAGAGGAGGAGGTGCCGATGCATGATATTAAACAGCTCTCCTAA